The segment AACGTCGGGCTGGTTACCATCTGTTTCCTTCATCATCTATCACCAACGAGCGTGAAAAACGCGAGCAGCGAGGAAGTTAATGAATAACGATAATAAGAAAACAACTTACGCTTATCGCAGCACCGAGAAATTGACTGAATGCTCTGGTAGCACCAAATAATGCGCTATCTCCAGAATTATCACCGGCTGACTGCGCCGGCGCGCCGTAATTGGAGAAAGAGCTAAAGAGAGGTGGTGGATACGTAGAGCTTGGTGACCACGTTGTAGTGCGTATCCTTGGTCCTGAGGTTGGTCTCGGTGTCACCGTCTTTTTCGTGGTATCCGTTGGTCGGGTTGCAGCAGTAGATGCCGGCCTTGTCGTAATTGTCGAAGACTCGCTAGCAGGGGACGCGGTCGGAGCAGAGGTGACGCTCTGCCCGAGACTCTGTTACAAGACCagcaattattttctttcatcgcgCCCCGCTCTTTGTTGCCTCGCGCTTCGCCCTTGTCATTCGATTAACTATCGCCGAGCTCGCGTCTAACTGGACCAATTTGTAAGAATTATATCAAATTGTTTCGTGTCGTTAAACTTTCCGTTATTACACTCTATACATTTTTGCAATTAGAAAAGAATATCATTCCAGGATATCCCGATACCTGCTTACTTTTTATGTAAGAAACAATTTgaataatgtaatttaattataaaaattgatattcaaATATCCTAAAGTTTCCCAGATCAGTTTAGTTATTTCAAAAGTTCCTTATCTTCAGGTTACTTAATTGAGTGAGCTTAAGTCAGATAAAAATGGTCGTTCGAAGTAAATTGATATAAAGACTATCGTGATTAATCAAAGTAATGTTATCTGAAATCAATAACTAAATTCTACGAATCGTATATTTGCAACATGTACTAAGTACATTGCTGCCAAAATTTCAGTAGGTTACAAACTATTTAATTGATAACACTTACGGCTAACTGGAGTTGCTCTCTAATATTATTGGCCGGAGTTGGTGGTTCTATACCTTGAGCTTTCAATAATGCCGCCAACAAAGCGGCATTACTGATTTCTACCGTCGGTGATGGAGTCGTTGTTGTTAAAGCTCGACCGCTTAAAATCGCTCTTAAAAAGGATTGATCATCCTGAGTTAATCCTGATACTTTCTTCGAGGAACCAGTTTTATTATCTGTAAcaaacgtaacgccacatctGATACCAATCGTTTCCGTGATCGTATTATTACAGAATTTcaatcaattttatataacatatccTACCGTAATTTAACCTACTGTTACAAGTATCGTTTTACGACTTACCCTGTTCAACAGCTCGCAGAAGCTCAACTATGAACTTTGCATCTTCTTCGGGAGAATAGGTCGACGTCACCACACCAGGCAACCTCGGATTTGGATTATTAATCAATGGTTGATCGGTGGTCGAGATTGTAAACGGCGTGGTCACTGACTTTTCCTGTACAATTGAATTTGGACTATTTACTTGAATTTTCGAAATGTCCACAGCTTTCAGAGTCGCACTAGAGGGAATTGTTGTCGTTTCTAACTTTTGCGTGGTTTGGATTGGTTTCGGCATAATATTAACCGACTTTTGCGTGGTTTTTGGCACCGGTTTAGCTTTTACGGGCTTCGGAGTTGTCGATGATCCGAATAAACTTCCACCGAGGAGAGCCTGCCACAGAAGACCACCAAAGCCTAATGGCGCCTGGGTGGTGGTTCTAGGTCGAGAAGTGGTTGCTAGTTTAGCTTTAACAGTTACAGAAGCTTTAGTGGTACTTATCAAAGTCGTTTTAGCCGTAGTCGAAGGAGAAGCCGTGCTCGTTTCCACGCTTCTTCTGGTGCTAGTGGTTGTAACTGGTTTCCAAGTCACTTGCACGGGTGTCAAACTACTAATTACTGGTCTTTGACTAGTTGGTTGCTGTGTTTCTACTGATTTGCGCGTGGATGTTGAAACTGTAGACGCTGGAGACAAATCGATTATTATTGGCTCAGAAAGAGATGTCGTTGCTGATTTGTAAATCGAGTTTGGCGAAGCATTTTCGATACTGATAGCTTTTGGTGATCGAGTCGGTCCCGGATTTTTCAGTGCCAGTTCcaaaatctgaaaataaaatatagaaagaaagTTAGGAAATGACAGTTCTGTTCTACACTGCGCAGATTTAATAATGCTTCTCTTTAGGACAccgtatatacgtgtatatgcATGTATATGAGATATTTAAAACTGGATACCCGTGAAGGTATggtatgttttattttattcattgatCAGAACGTAAAACACAATCGAATCAAAGCAAATTTCACGTACAAAAAAAAGTTTCACTTTCCTGTACTTCATAAATCTACAAGAATATTCGGAACTTTAATACGGTCATATTACGACTACTCTTTTTATAAGTCAAATATTTCCAGGAAAAATATTCTCTTTATTTCCCACTACTAATTTCATTATACGATAACGATGTACGTACTAATAGCGTTATCGTCCAATGGGCTATTTATTGCTATTATATTAATGCCATCTACGCACGCATTGAGTTCTGTCGACAGACAACGTTAACGAGAGATGACATATTGAACGGCTGTTGCGAGGAATAGAGAAGGCCGCTGGCAAGGACGTTCCAGTCCATTCACCGTGACTGATCGATCATATGATTGCGATCGTCGCAGATCCGTCATTATGTCTTTCCGAGAAGGGCGTGACTAAAGATAATCTGCGATCTACCGAATTTTTCGTCTTGTACGACTTACGtcgttgcaattttatttatacgttatgcagaaACACGAGAAAGAAGTTTAGTCTAGAagcgagaaaaaagagaatcgACGTGATGTAGCTTAGAAGCTGGAGCTCGATCTTATTAGAAACAGAATACAATTCGTCGCACAGTCATATAAAGGAGTGAAAGGATCGTTTAACGTCAGCGACGCGGCTCATTCCTTGGTTTTCCCCTCGAACGATCATTGCATTTTGTTTTCAAGGAAGATCACAAGTTTactaagaattttaatttttaaaatttcttctatttcatatttttaaagaaacgtGATATCCTATGTAGTATAACATATGTCGGTCGCaacaatttattcatttatgtgtataaaatatagtagTATCACATTTGATCAAGGTCGAAATACAGTAATATTGTTTCGATtgagatttatttattatgatataCTGAATACttcgtttttatattttatgcactatgtaatttattgtacaCATTACTTACCTTATTTGCCAAGAGTTGCTCCACTTGTGTCAGTGTCTTCTGATTGGTACTCCGCGAATTACTCTGTAActgtgtaaaaaaaaatatatgtataatatacataatattttacagaaattcgcGAAGTTATTAGgaatacgtataaaaatttatctacTTACCAACGAATTCAGGAAGGCCAAATCATCGAACGTAGTACCAAAAGCATTCTGCTGTCGCGTATTCAACAAATTTTTTGGTAAATTAGATGAATTTATTTGAGAAGAAGTTGTTGCTTCAGAAGTAGCTCCTGCCTGTGACGCAATCATCACCCTTTGAACAATTGTTGGTGGCTCCGAAGTGATGATAGGTGCTGTCATCGTGGTAGTTGTTGGCGTCATTGTAGCCACTGTTGTTGGAGTCATTGTTGTACTTGTAGTGGTAGTTGTAGTGATAGTTGGCGCCATTGTAGTTGTAGTTGTTGGTGTCAtcgtagtagtagtagttgtTGGTGTCATCGTAGTAGTAGTTGTTGTTGGTGCCATCGTAGTAGTAGTTGTTGATGCCACTgtagtggtagtagtagtTGTCGTTGGTGCCATTGTAGTAATggtggtagtagtagtagtagatGCAGGAGTTGTAGGTGTAGTTGTAAATGCAACAGGCGTTGTTGGTGGTGGTGGAGGAGGAATGGATCCTATGTTACCTCTTGGAACTCCAATCGTATTAGAAAATGGAGTAAAGACTTCGACAAATGGATTGATCGGACGAGCTAAGGCTGGGCCATTTGGTTCTGACAAATCGTCCTGAGAACGAGaatcatttatataatttcaacgaaatatatctataataagtaatatgatataattgaagtatagaaaaaataatgttttttcAAGGAAGTACGTAATTGTAAGTTGATTCTGAAAAACAGTGATTCGAAggtaaaatttaatgaatacGAACCAGTCTGTTTGATGCCACTGAAGCTGTTATTACCGGCGAGGAGGTAGTAATACCAAAGATTTGGTCCAAAGGATCCCTCCATGGGAATCCAGGCGGAGCTGTGACTCGACCTCCTGGTTGATTGTTGAGGAGATTCTCAAACGATGGTACAGAAGGTGATGGTCCTTCGTTTGCAGCAgtctaaagaaaataatatagatagatatgtatataatttagaaattcaaaattattatttcacgaATAATAGTAAACTTtgatttccaaattttaaatattttacaaacaaaTCAAAACCACccaaagaataatatttcgataaaatatgcAAGATGAAGATAAGAAGCCGTTGAATTCCTCTCATTCCTTTAACTTACAGCTACTGAATTTATATTCACACTGAGAACGCGCGGGTTAGAGGTGGAAGCCCCATCGGTCCAATAATTGACGAACTTGTCCTGAAACATTCGACGTTGCTCTTTTTTTTCGCTGCAGAGATATGTTGCAGCGCTGAAAGAATCAGCCGCAGCATCGTTGTAAATCATGTTCTGTCTCTCTTGCTTTCTTACCTGTCCGATGTACACGGAGCTGCGTTGACCTCCGGCCTCCTTCGTCCTGGTGGCCTCGTCCCTCTCTCGATCCTGGACGATACGACCGCCCTGTGAATCGGTCGGCGGTCGACCGGTACTTACTATCGGCGTCACCAACGCTGTCCTCATTTGCGTATTCAGCAGGGCATTGCTCTAAACAATGCGAAACCATACACGTTCTTTAAACCTTTCAAAACAAACTTACATCTCAAAAACGATACATGAGAAACTTGTAATAGCGAAacttcgatcgatcgttccgatttcataaatagtaaaaattaaatagaaaaaataaataatcatagtAGAACatcatattcttttttttttttttttttttcgaagatGGAAAAATCCGTATAATAAAAGTGCAGTGGTTCTCCTCTGCTTACCTAGTAAcgtgataataataaataaaaaacgatCGATTAATATTTCGCTATATTGGACGGGCCTCGCTAAGTAATCGGTGGGAATGAACgatgaatgaaaatgaaatatttctcaaatcCTGTTCCGAAGAGTTTATCGAATaccataaaattattaatttctttcatttttctcattttttctttccctaCTCTACCATATTTCGCAAAGAGagtttaaatttcaaatattaaaattttctgaaCTGAAGTAATCGACAATGTAAAATGCACCTTCAACTTTACTAAACATAAAGTGCGTTTCAAAGTGCGCGGtgcataaaaataacaaacatgcggcatatataaataattattcacaaATTTACAGTGAAATTATACACAACTCCCcattatacaaattaaaaagttttatgTGGGATAAAGTAACACGTTGAAGTAGGCATTggataaattctttttacgaTACCGAATCGAAagaacgaattaaaaaaacgTGAAGTAAGAAAcgtaaagaatttaaaagagagataatagatataattaatcgacacgaaattggaaaattagtAGTACCAAAAAATCTACTTTAACAAAACCAAAGCGTTAAACAAGAAGCAAGTGTTCTGTGCCATTATTACCATAAAAATTACGACATTAACTATAAGTAACGAAAAAACTgtcataaaaaatttacatacaCATATGCATATTAATACAAGACATAAAGAACGAAGGAAAGatgtatataaatgaaaaataaaataaatcaacaAATCGAATCTCAAATATTTACAGAAAACCCGATATGTCTAAACAATTGCTAATATTTACATCCTGATCCGTACACTGAAACGTTGTCAGAATTTTCCAAAAACAAATTtcacccttttacactttatGCAACAATGACacaataatttttgaaaaagagGCAAAAGTAACACGCGAAATGAGAAAGAGACGACTGGTTCATTTGGAGTAAACCGTATGTTCGCACGAGTTCGAGCGATGCACGCACGGCTAACGATCGATGATGATGAACAGGTGGAATAAGAGATACCATTTCGTTGGTGCTCGGGACACTAGCAGGGGTACCAAGTGGCCCCGTATTATCGGGTCCACCTCCATTGGGGCCGACGATCGCGTTACCAGTAAGGCCAAGATCAACGATGCTGGGACTTTGGACGTTTCTCATCGGTTCAGCGACAGGTCTATCGTTACTATTGTACACCGGGCCTCGATATTGATTGTAAGTGCCTTGGTTAGCCTGGTTATAATACGGTCTGGGTGGTGGCCTGTTAGTGGTAGTGGAAGTGCTAAGTGAGAACACAACCTCGACCGGGTTCCTAGGTGGATCCGGTATTATCGTTCCATTCGGGAATTTTCGAACCAGCCTGCCGTCCGGGAAGATACCAAATATCACGTACGGGCTGTCCACGTTTCTAGCATCGATCAGGTTATCCTCTGGCCGCTTTCTCACGATCGTTTTGTTCGGGTAGATTCCGTACACTAGGTAGTCTCGTAGAGGAGCTCTGGTAGTCGAGCTTAAGCTGAAACGTGGGGCAGGTGTCAATCTGCTGCCGCCGAAGCGACCTAAATAAGGCGTTGTGGAACTCTGAGAAGCTGGCCTAGGTGGAAGGCTAGTAGCTGTTGGCACTGTCGTTCCAGGGGTGGCTTGCATGGGCACGGTCGTTGCTTCCGTAGAAGCAGAAGTTGTATTCGTGGAGTCGTTCGTAGTACCTCCTGACATTGTGGTCGTACTTTCCGACGAAGCAGTTGTCGTCGATGTTCCAACTTCGGTAGACACGAGATTCTCTTCTATATTGACCGTAGTAGTTTCCGTCACAGGGGTGACGGTGACGACGTCCATTCTCGTCGTTTGAGGTGTCGATGTCCCCCCGTCAGGAACGCGTCCTGTAGTCGTCGACGTCGCTGTCTCAGTCGtgatcgtcgtcgtcgtcgattcGACCGAAGATGAAGTTGTTGTAATGAGGGGAACGTCGGGATACGATGAAGTGGGAAATTCTGAGGACGTTGATGAGACGATCGAAGTATCTGGGATCGTAGGAGTTGTGATCTCGGTCGTTTGGCCGATTCCCGAACCTGCCGTCGTTTGGGCGGTTGCTGATGTCGTATCCTGGAAACGGGCAACAATAGTTGGAGATTTGTTTTCAAGATTTGGGGTCGTTTGGGGGACGTTTTCGCTGGGTGCATTAGTAGTGGTTTCCATGGCGGGAATTGTAGTCGATGTTAGCGAGAACTGGTTAGTAGTGACTCCCGTATCGTCAATAGAGTTAACATCCTGCTGCGCAGTGGTTGTAATCGATGACGCGGTGGCTTCGAGGGTTTCGTTATCAGCGCTTTCGGTGATCAAAGATGTCAACTGAGTCGTAGACTCTGTTGTTTGGTTAGTTTCCACTCCTACGTCATTTACACGTTCAACCAACTCTACGGTAGGTGCCAATGTGGTCTGTTCGAAGGATATTGAGGGTGTCATAGTGATCGTATTTACAGAGGAAGCGGTAGTTTGGAGAGCTACGGTAGTTACTTCGGGTTGAGTAGTAGTGCCAATGTCTGTCATAAGCCGTGATGTTACGGTTGTGAGACTGGTTAATGGTACGGTGACTCCTGTAGGTTCAGTGATACTTTCTGTAACCTGTTCGGAAACTATTTGAGGATTGGTTGCCGTGATCAGATTAGACGAAAACAAATCGAACGTGTCAGTGGTTAGCTCGAAATTCATGGCGAATGTGGTTGTCGTTTCTGAACTTTGTGTGCTGGTGGTTGTCTGTGTCTGAGTCGTGGTATCGAGGCCAGTGTCAGCATCGAACGATCCGCTAAGCGACAGAGTGACTCGTGGCTCAGTTTCTGTCTTAAACGAGGGGGTCGTCGATTCTACGATCTCGGCAAGGGGTCCTAACGCTACTGGTGTGGTTTCGGTCTGTACGCTCTCTACTTCGTCATCGGACATGTTACTCCGAGGGGTTGTTGTCAGTGTATCTGTCAGATTTTCAGAAGATACGGTTGTAGTAAGGTCTACCTCATTCTGTGAGGGATCAACCGGAATAGTAGAAGATTCTACATTTTCTGACATGGCATTGGAGGAAAAAGACGATGTTTCTGCAACTTGGGTAGTGCTGAGTTCGTCGCTGGACAAGCTCGGTCGGTATATCTCGTTTTCCATTAAGTTATCTAATCTAGATGTGACGTTTGAATTTTGCCCGGCTATTTCTTCCTGATTATCGTTTATCTCATTCGAAAAAAGTGTTTTGGCAATGGACATTAACTCTGTTAGTAAAGTGTCGTTGGTGGAAGTGATCGTCGACACAGTTGTTACATCAACGCTTAACGGGGAAGTCGAAGAATCGTTTGAATCGCCTACAGTGGTCGAATCTGTGTTCGATATTGTCTGAAAGTCTTGTGTGATTGTTGTAGATGTTATTGTTGCTGGTGTTGTGGTTGTTATTGCACTTATTTCATCCTGCGTGGTGGTTTCCTGAGTAAATACCATTGTGGGTGACGGAGCAGCAATTGAATCTGCGCTTTGGGTAGTTACTTCTTCGATCGTTCTTAAACTCGATTGCTCCGTTGTAACCGACGATAGGGTAGTCGTTCCCGATTCTTCTTGATTGATCGTCGTTTCATCCCTCAATTGCGACAGGGACTCCAAATTACGATTGCTACTCGAGTCTGGTATCACGTTCGATGTTTCCGTCGTGGGAGACAACATCGTTGTCGAATCTTGACTCGGTACCGTGGTCGTGGACATAGTCGCTTGCAATCGAAACAGGATATCCTGTGCGAGATCTATCAGCCTGGTTCGAATAGTGGACGTGGGTATCGCCGTAGTTGTCTCTATATCGATCATATTACTCGAATCTGCTTCGGTCGTTAGAGCATCGGTCGAGCTAATATCGGCTGTCTGAGTAGCAGTAGTATCAGACAGCGGTATGGTATTAGTCTCGGGATTTTCAGACGTTGTCGCTGTGTTGGTGACAGTTGTCGAAAAGGTAGTCGTCTCTATTGTATTCTGCGAAAGATCTATACTTGACGTAATATCGATATTGCCAGTCGTGCTCTGCGTTGCAGTACTAACAGTGGTGGAACTCGTATCACCCTCAAACTCGGTACTACTACCTTCGGATGTAGAACTAATAGTCGTAGAAGCATCCGTGATAGAACTCACGAGTTCTTGATTGGTCGAATTATTATCTGACGAAATGGAAGTCTGAACATCTTCCGCACCTTCGACGTTCATCGTCGTTGCATCTGTGGATCGCAGAAACGACACTTCTGTGCTGGTTGACTCAGTGACAGAAATGGAATTGATATTGGTAGAAGTTTGTTCCGTAGTGAAGGACGAATCTCTACCGATGGAAACTCGTTCGGTATTGGAAACCGATTCTGTACTGGTGAGAAGTTGTTCGGTACTGGAGGACGATTCTGTGCTGGTGGAAGCTTGCTCGGTACTAGAGGACGATTCTGTGCTGGTGGAGGCTTGCTCGGTACTAGAGGACGATTCTGTGCTTGCGAAAACCGGTTCGGTCGTTGAAGGGGTTTCAGGGGCTCCTGTGGTAACCGCGGGGGTGGAGTTGTCCGGATCCTCGGGTAATCTCGGGGTCTGTGTGCTGTCCTGAATAGTGTTCGCGGTGGTGTCTGATGTCTGTGGGCTGATGGTTGCTACAGTGGGGCTTGTAGTGTCATTGTTAGCGTTATCGCCGATATCGTTAACGGCGGTGGCGTTAAAGTCTACCTGGGAAACACTGCCAGCTTGTTGTTTTTGCAGCTGTGCAATCGCGTTTCCCTGTAACTGTTCGTTCCTGATGCTGGCCGACTCCAATGCCTGATAAAGGGTCAAGAATCTCGGCTCGCCAGGACTTGAGACATCGATTGGTGGGGCCGAACCAGAGTTCTAGAAACAGAAATTACGTGCGTGCATGGGGTGCTATACATTAAATTCGGTGCCGAATCGGAACTGGTGACTTCCTTTTATGTACAGTTTCTACGTTGAGTCAATCGGTGTATCTACAATGGAACAAGGGATCTAATGTACGCGTTGTTCGTTCATTAAGATCGACAGTTGAAAGATAAATCGATGTAAAACGAGGGATTATGAAAGTACATCGGTCATTTCGCAGATTAATTGATCTCATAATTGAGTGAGCATACACCATCTCTTGGTAGAAATACGAACTAGCTAAGGAAGAGGAGAAACCGAGGTTGCTTTAATGCATCAAGAAAACATAGCTATTAGCAAAGGAATGGTGAGCTAGAAACTCGTTCTCCGAGCGAAGGATCGTTTATACAGGCAATAGAGACTGGTTGCCCGCTCACTtcgattttttcctttttatcatAGCTGTTAATCCTCTCTCACAGAGGTCTCCAGTGATATATCTTTAACAACAGTATCTTCGAACAACATTGAAACGTGATTccatttaacaaaaattttaaatatttttagaaattgctAAGACCTGATAAAGATAACAACGATCAAACCGATTCAAAAATAACATATATCATACGGTATTTGTAGATTTTCACATATCAGTTGACAAATGCATTAAGCAATATGAAACTAATTTAAAACCTGAATTCGGACAACTTTTACAGAAAACCGAGATCGAGATCGATCGAAAACCGATTCGTGACCTTAAGTCGCTTATCCTTATTTTCGTTCATAATGATTTTAATCCACCCACATGTCCTAAATACCATCCACGTTGAGACACTTTTAATGCAAACACATGACGCAGCGTTCATTTACTTTCACTCGTTAGCGCTTCGAACTCTGTGAAACGCGGATCACGAAAATTTGCCTATGTAATCGGAATGCGCTCGTATTAGAAAGTCAAGTCCCGTTACGTCGAATTTCAACAAAATGTTGCCTCGTTGGGAGTATGGTCACGTTAcgtttattcaattttcataaGTTCGTGGATATCATCGTGAGAGTATTCATTGAAGTCAGAATCGAACAAACCGACTTACATCGTAATCAGTATAGTGATATTCTTTCATTATGATTTTCTAGATTTATAGTTTAGAGATCAATAAAAAAAGTGTACTTTTAGAATGGCTATTGCTTCTCAATTATGGCATTTCTCTATCTACCTTTAATAATTCTGATAGTAATTTTGATATGATTCGAAAGAATGATTTATGGACGCGATTAAATAAGAACGAACAACTGCATGTCGCGTGCGATCCAAAaaccaaaatatttattatcaaagatatgtatatatatatgtgtgtgtgtgtgtgtgtgtataatCTTGTATAACACAATATATGCATTATGGTGTAAGTAAAACAACGTAAGTAGCTGTACATATTAGTAAATGCAAACCCATGATAACAATTAGCATGAATCacaaaactaaaaataaacgTTAATCACATAAATggttatgtattttttattcgttttcttGTGTTACttataatctttttttataatttaaccaTAGAAAAGGTTGCGTCTTCTAAACGAGAATTATTCACACTATTGAAACTTATTGTGCGATACTCGTATCTATGTGGACAATACAAAATTGTACTAGCTGTATGGAATGGataaaaagagataaaaagaaacgactTTTAACattattgataatattttaaagaaagctCGGTAAGTATGATAAACCTTTG is part of the Bombus fervidus isolate BK054 chromosome 7, iyBomFerv1, whole genome shotgun sequence genome and harbors:
- the LOC139989371 gene encoding uncharacterized protein isoform X6 — encoded protein: MLFCRMVRRFSWCTVVALVVLLFVTTDGLREHNTQIDDHKATNRGTLRFNSKSLEEATTVSSSPPSRSKTNWDRSAQSKTLSNFERTVQASVINSESKFDTSEHSTVRTIRTTERGSVSTATDVISEPRRTSGKRFEETKRIEPTINRRDGKRYFSESNEGTKLKNNEQKFISRRTSNGRANNSTVTERLDNKGPSVFLATTESSRSRTGRKIQTTYSMKDLKTQIPTSRRYNSKKFRDVETTTASFRREGRGRSTTEKIERSTRSGRSKVNNAENNSIALRGPDPLLSESESVRVDIPLTVGETGNPASDVTTGFDVASQRRSDAKESSKSSRTGFERSKSRGRSNDSEAFGSSRSASPRGSSKFSDSTTTEANEQIVSSRRNTVSRERSRGSEIKKNSVNESRSRSRGRNVENNTKPISGGASERNVKRKVAGERNSSDRRPRIPDDTPRAIDNRRQDTQDMRGRSRGKSRSDVTTPITMDVTTTVAPDTTVSTDVTVTDSEITSTTIRLATTPNPRATSRPLSTTASTLEASGRGRGRGRSGSHGRKQKEDFFNHGLGFRGRKPSPEGSANVTQSRKTVSWKNDSQSHGNPGWTLRRRPAHFNSENISKTIVPSPRDQTNEVVPSNEQSTSTEAITTIESSTFGTKRGFKKAQTTDESSTVAETTTKSYRRGNKTFGNGKVTTAFEESDNYPPEFKARLTQLKNTNTKIPASKTTSRTPLEEQERNIYGRRSRNNSMAFDPDDLETAASANVLTAETLVVNPLTLINGTGLRRVKKSSAALFAERSRMKLELARRLVKPELNIEENDLDATTASSFSKRKPTGVPVVDETSKVAKYSKPAAAASGRNRPSTSVESTQEEVSVKTLKLPSSRKGHDDSSKVTGRPYSLKKGRVIAERMVTSISIEERAIAEETTKPYVLTTNPSVITSAEQGSATTIDSTRVRLASDRGGKKSKEEDSTPTKNMKVSLYSTQRIETTDPVTTIKPKKSYSYQSRNKLREQSATIEQSFTTSTPKKSYSSTQSKSQTSQEENITKKSKFATSATKPIFRPRYSKRNNEKSFEKKTTDDQAIFTTKLPVATSRYSKKKSSVKSIDDKSATTEGLSAQTRKIEFRPRTATYRRHSEIPTTLTESSTKVDGVGIAITPRSTKYHATLKTSTVSPRSVAQGPQVNLKIANETAQETPGITGSSNGDSGNSNVFNPTRSTFLSGNSTLLEQLRSTVAPLLNSLGNKTPVFSGSYSNVNNVNSPPRVTPSGQPPRFSARYKGAELFVRKQNNIYQPTVPSITSSSTTPITPLENSGSAPPIDVSSPGEPRFLTLYQALESASIRNEQLQGNAIAQLQKQQAGSVSQVDFNATAVNDIGDNANNDTTSPTVATISPQTSDTTANTIQDSTQTPRLPEDPDNSTPAVTTGAPETPSTTEPVFASTESSSSTEQASTSTESSSSTEQASTSTESSSSTEQLLTSTESVSNTERVSIGRDSSFTTEQTSTNINSISVTESTSTEVSFLRSTDATTMNVEGAEDVQTSISSDNNSTNQELVSSITDASTTISSTSEGSSTEFEGDTSSTTVSTATQSTTGNIDITSSIDLSQNTIETTTFSTTVTNTATTSENPETNTIPLSDTTATQTADISSTDALTTEADSSNMIDIETTTAIPTSTIRTRLIDLAQDILFRLQATMSTTTVPSQDSTTMLSPTTETSNVIPDSSSNRNLESLSQLRDETTINQEESGTTTLSSVTTEQSSLRTIEEDTTSATAQTTAGSGIGQTTEITTPTIPDTSIVSSTSSEFPTSSYPDVPLITTTSSSVESTTTTITTETATSTTTGRVPDGGTSTPQTTRMDVVTVTPVTETTTVNIEENLVSTEVGTSTTTASSESTTTMSGGTTNDSTNTTSASTEATTVPMQATPGTTVPTATSLPPRPASQSSTTPYLGRFGGSRLTPAPRFSLSSTTRAPLRDYLVYGIYPNKTIVRKRPEDNLIDARNVDSPYVIFGIFPDGRLVRKFPNGTIIPDPPRNPVEVVFSLSTSTTTNRPPPRPYYNQANQGTYNQYRGPVYNSNDRPVAEPMRNVQSPSIVDLGLTGNAIVGPNGGGPDNTGPLGTPASVPSTNEMSNALLNTQMRTALVTPIVSTGRPPTDSQGGRIVQDRERDEATRTKEAGGQRSSVYIGQDKFVNYWTDGASTSNPRVLSVNINSVATAANEGPSPSVPSFENLLNNQPGGRVTAPPGFPWRDPLDQIFGITTSSPVITASVASNRLDDLSEPNGPALARPINPFVEVFTPFSNTIGVPRGNIGSIPPPPPPTTPVAFTTTPTTPASTTTTTTITTMAPTTTTTTTTVASTTTTTMAPTTTTTTMTPTTTTTTMTPTTTTTMAPTITTTTTTSTTMTPTTVATMTPTTTTMTAPIITSEPPTIVQRVMIASQAGATSEATTSSQINSSNLPKNLLNTRQQNAFGTTFDDLAFLNSLLQSNSRSTNQKTLTQVEQLLANKILELALKNPGPTRSPKAISIENASPNSIYKSATTSLSEPIIIDLSPASTVSTSTRKSVETQQPTSQRPVISSLTPVQVTWKPVTTTSTRRSVETSTASPSTTAKTTLISTTKASVTVKAKLATTSRPRTTTQAPLGFGGLLWQALLGGSLFGSSTTPKPVKAKPVPKTTQKSVNIMPKPIQTTQKLETTTIPSSATLKAVDISKIQVNSPNSIVQEKSVTTPFTISTTDQPLINNPNPRLPGVVTSTYSPEEDAKFIVELLRAVEQDNKTGSSKKVSGLTQDDQSFLRAILSGRALTTTTPSPTVEISNAALLAALLKAQGIEPPTPANNIREQLQLASLGQSVTSAPTASPASESSTITTRPASTAATRPTDTTKKTVTPRPTSGPRIRTTTWSPSSTYPPPLFSSFSNYGAPAQSAGDNSGDSALFGATRAFSQFLGAAISGAAQQLQSLVRNGTRIVSEVVG